In one window of Helianthus annuus cultivar XRQ/B chromosome 17, HanXRQr2.0-SUNRISE, whole genome shotgun sequence DNA:
- the LOC110919903 gene encoding uncharacterized protein LOC110919903, with protein MALFDSCKVEHIPRSKNKKADALCKLAYVSFSHLAKEVRVEVLTAPSVATPQVMQVEAPSQTWMTPIINYLVHDVLPIDKAEARKIQINSLQYQMQEGGLYRKTFLGPLLKCLDPKQASNMIREIHYGICGIHAGPKMTVTKVKNAGYYWPGMHESAVKELQQCDECQKNAPISL; from the coding sequence ATGGCACTGTTCGACTCGTGCAAGGTCGAACACATCCCCCGCAGCAAAAACAAGAAGGCCGATGCTTTATGCAAGCTAGCATATGTGTCGTTCAGCCACCTCGCTAAGGAGGTACGGGTGGAAGTGTTGACCGCACCTTCGGTTGCCACTCCACAGGTCATGCAAGTAGAAGCCCCGTCCCAAACTTGGATGACCCCGATCATCAACTACTTGGTACACGATGTTTTGCCAATTGATAAGGCGGAGGCTAGAAAAATACAGATCAACTCACTTCAATACCAAATGCAAGAAGGGGGTCTATACCGAAAGACTTTCCTCGGCCCTCTATTAAAATGTCTCGACCCGAAGCAAGCCAGCAACATGATTAGAGAGATACATTACGGCATTTGTGGTATCCATGCCGGACCAAAAATGACCGTAACAAAAGTAAAAAATGCAGGGTATTATTGGCCCGGAATGCATGAAAGTGCGGTAAAAGAGCTCCAACAATGTGATGAATGCCAGAAAAACGCGCCGATAAGcctttga